The following is a genomic window from Falco cherrug isolate bFalChe1 chromosome 9, bFalChe1.pri, whole genome shotgun sequence.
TACAGCCAGAGAGATTATAGAGCCAGATCCTTTGAAAGAACCTGGTAAGAGTCCAAGGAAAAACAGTATTGATGGACTACTCAGCTTCTGGGGTGCTGCATGCACCTCACATCTTAAGGAGTCAACGCTGCAGAACTACAGGCATCTTTGAAAAGATTAAGTCTTTTGCCCCACTTAAGACTAGACAACTGTAAAGGAAATGCCCCCAAAGTCTTTGCAAGGCTAGAAGTGTTTAGCCAGCAAGGTGCCAAGCCATCATACAAGGTGGTGATAGAGCTTAGGACAGCAGGTTAGTGCTGGCTTGGCATCATATCAAACTCCTAAAAATAAGCTGTACCCTCCCACAGCACCAGCCTCCAGGGACCCCAGCAGGCTTGAGGAAACCCAGCCAATCTCTTAATATGCCTTTGACATGGAGATAGCTGCACTTTCAATGCAAAGGAACTGTCAAGGGCAAGTCTTCCCCACCCATGCCCCAGGATCAGCTGGCAAAACAGGAGCACCTCTGAGAACCAAAGCCTGAGATTCCTGACCTGAGGTCTGCTCTTAACCACAGGACtccaccctcccttcaggtCCCAGGTCCCTAAATCTCACTCCCACTACTTCCCAAAGATTGAGGTCAAGACCAAACTGCTCCTCTAGACTCTTCAAAAATACAGCTAGGCACCAGCACTGCCTTGCAGCAGTGGAGCTGGCTGAAGCCTCTGTTTGCTCCAGGGGGATATTCATGAGGCTAAAGATGCCAGTAGGATCAGACCTGAGGCCATGTCCTGACTCCCAGAGCAGCCAGTACCATATGTTTCCAAGGAAGACACAAGAAAGCCGCAGCAGCAGTTGTAAGCTaatctgctcctcctccagggCTCAGCTTAGTTGCTCGCCACTACAGATCAGCTCAAGGCCTGACGCAGGAGCCATGCTTTCCCTCACATCCCTGACATCAGTGGTCAGTGGCATAACAGGAGAGCCACGGGACTGAGCAGTGTCCCCTGCTTGCTGAAGGTACCTGTGCAATgcacctccccagctgccctgcatgCACCACAGGTgtcacagcccagcaccactCCTGGGAACATGCAGCTTTGGACACACTTTATCCAAAACAGTTTCTTATGaggggacaaaaaaagaagtgatagGCATGTGCCTGGTGAGTTATGACAGATGCAGTTTCCCCTTAGAAGGGAAGCACCTCCAAGCTCACCTCACTGATCTTGCAAGGGACACCCTCTTTAAGCCAAGAACCAGGGCTGCCTGAATGGCACCAGGCACACGCTGTGCCAGAGACCCAACAGGACATGCACTGAAACTGTGCCAGCTGGGTAACTAAGTGCCTGTCAGCTCCATTTCCCCATCTCTCGCGTCCTGCCTCCACCAGGCTTGCCACTGAACTTGCAGCACTTACAGGCCCCAGTAAACTTGCACATAAACATAACCACAGCTCTTTTTACTCCCttttagaaagcaaattaaGACAACTGGTTGGTCTTGCAGGAGCAATTGTGCTAATCTTTCCcacatcctttttaaaaatctagaaGCTGGCAGTTATCCAAGCTTATATAGGAAGTTTTTCACCCAAGCTCTGCCTCCATCCTACAGCTTGACTAGCAAGGTAAATTCCCCTGGTCTCAAGCAATCTCCCTAGCATCAGGGCCAACTCAGGAAGCTGCTTTGGCAGGAAGGTTTTGTAGTATTAGGGCTCAGCTAGAAACATTCATCTAGCTGAAGGTTAAGAAGGAGACTTCTGGACACCTCTCAAGAAAATGCAGGCAGGCCCACCTCAGGCAAAGCATATACCACCAGAAAAGTAGAAGCTTACTGCAACTCCTGGCCAAGCAGAACAATTCCATGGCTCTTCAGGCTTACCTGCTTTGAACTGTCCCTTCACTGCTAAGCTGCAGTGGGTAACGCTGCCCGAGTCCTGtactgcagtgctgcacagccATATCACAGCCACATGCTAGGCAGGAAAAATTCCTAAACACAAGACAAAAGTAACACTAGTTTAGTATACTTACCGTTGGTGTGGTCCTAGATTACTAGCTCCACTAGATATCCTGATAGCATAAAGCTGTGTCTCAGCATACCTCCCTACAATGCAGTAACAGGCTCTGATGCTTTTCCTGCATCCACAATTGATCtgtagaggaagaagagaataATTTAGGTGCTTCATAGCCAGAAACTGTCCATGACTCCTAGCACATACATCCTAGTAGCTGTAGCCATAACTTCAAACCTACCTACTAGCTTCCCCACAAACTAACAGGTGTTAGGTCTCAGAATGTGTACGGGGTGTGTGGCACTAATAAACCTTACTGGCACTAACCAGCCTCACCTGGAGCCTCCACCACTCCTGCCCATAGGCCGTAGGGCTCTATTTAAGCTCAGCCTGGGCTCTTAGTTCTTCTTAAGCAATGTTGTAGGAGCACTGGTCTCTAACTTATTTTAGCTAAGCTATTTGCATGCTGCACTGTGGGCGCTGTTGATCTGGACCTTCCCCTGTAGATTGATGTCCTAACATCCTAGGTAGACCCCAGGTCTGTTGATCATGAGGCTGTGCCTGACCCTGGTTATCCCTACTGGGCACTAGCCAGGTATTGAGTGGCTAGTGGTCTCTGGCTGGGGAGGCACCTGCCCTTTTGTGGACAGCCGTTTTTGCTGTGTCCTGACACAGCTGGCATGTTATCTTGCTTGCACTCCCCTAAACATTGAGATGGCAAATCCAGGGTTGGATCTGGCTTGGATGCTAAAGTAGTTTCTCAGGGCAAGCACCCTGCTGTATGTGCTGTGCTGTTGTAGTAGGGAGCCTGTTTTCAGGCTACAGGAACTAAAAGCTGTTTGTTGTTTCCCAGGGCAATGCTGACTGAGAGGTGCACTTGGAAAAGAGCCAGCACGCCTGAGAAACTGCTGTGCCTGGGCCCTGGCACTGCTGTCCCGTGAGCTGGATTAGGTGTGATTCCTGAATGGTGCCCTGAGGGGCTCAGCAGAGATAACCCTCCACTAACCAGTTCTTGTGGCTCTGCCTTGGCACCAGATCTTAAAGGCAGGAGAGTTTTCACCTTCTCCATGTGCAGCGCAAGCCAGGAAAAGGTTGGGATCAAGAGGCCAAGCACACACAACTGTCTCACTTTGGCCTCTTTTGTAACAGTGCCCCCAACCTCCCTGTGGCACCCAGCATGTGCCCGGGCTGACTCGGCCCTCctctgagccctgctgctggcaggctccCAGGAAGCAActcagccagccctgctccatcggatgaaataaaaaacataaacaGAGGTTGgtgtgggagcagagcaggtccTACTTGCCAGTCCGGCACACGTGTTGCTTGTGAAGGATAATGAGCAATCCACAAGACGGCTCCTCTGAGCAGGGactcagcaggagctggagacTCCCAGCCAGGCCTCTCTTGGCACAGAGAGCCTTCAACGAAGGCCAGATGTAATTGAGCATTGCACTCCCTTGCTCGCTGGCACTCCCTCAACTCCTTTCCAGATCACTATTCCATAAAGCCTCCTTGTAGCCAGCTTCAGTCGCAGTTGTTCACTTATAGGAGCAATATTAGGGGACTCCTGGCCAGATGCCACACTTCTATTTCACAGCAGGACCTCAAGATCAGAGCGAGCACAGGGCTGAAACCTGCTGAAGGCAGAGTGAGCCCTCCTGGCCTAGAAGCAGGGTCAGCACTGACAGTGTTCTGTGCCCCCGCTgtgggggaaggaagggctGTCCCAGGCCATGGTGGGGATATTCTCAGCTCCTTTAGAAAGCTGAAAATCCCTGCCTCACTTGCCCTTCTGTAAATGGGAAAAGCACTGCGCTAACCCGGGGGGCCTCCGGGACCCTGCGGGGGCAGGTGCCACAGGCCCAGTGGCAGGCAGGTAGTGCGGGCGGCTGCCCCAGAGGACCGGCCCGGGGGTAAAACGACCTTTCCCCAAGCCAACCTCTGCACTGGGGCGAACGAGCAGCCCAGTGCGCAGACAGGTCATTGCTTTCCATGAATCAGGGACTCTTTCACCGTATGCGGGCCCTGCTCTTTTGCCAGGTGGATCCTTGTACGGCACCTGCCGCCAGCAGCTCCACACTGCACAAGGTGGCCGGGCTCCGCTCCCCCCAGGAATGGGGTCGCTCCTCCGGTACCGGCGGGGAGGGGCCCGCCCCGAGGCCCGGCAGCGCGGAAAGCAGCGCCTGTTTCTGCGCAGTCGTTATGGCAACGGCGCCGGCAGGAGCCCGGGCCCCCGGGCCTCTTCTCCGCGGGGGCTGCCGGTAAGGGACAGGCCCCGCTCGctccccggggctgcggggtcACCGGAGAGGGAACGAAGCGCGAGGGGCTGGTtggcagggtggggggatgcTGCCTGGGGGCGGTGGGCCGTGGGCGGACAGCACCCGTCTCGTCCCAGGCCCGGGCGGGGGACAGCCCCGTACTGGCGGAGgagcggggcccggcgggggtgCCGTGAGAAGCGTGAGAAGCGGGGTCTGGCCTTTCCCGGGGGTTCCTCGGTTCCCgcgggcggggtgggggtggggtgtctgGCGGGGCCGTCGCTCACCGGCAGCGGCGGGTCGCGGCAGTCCCGGCTCCGCGTGGTGCTGAACGGACAGCGCCGCCGCGCATGCGCGGAGCCGCCCGCCGCGGGACGGGGCAGTCGGGGCGCGCCGGGACCGGAGCGCACCGGGGGGCTggccagcctggggctggagcgGCCAGGGTGCGCCAGAAAACTGCTGTGCGCCGGGGACCTGGGCTAACTGGGGAACGGGGACGAGCGGTGCGCACGGGGAGCGGCGCTACCGAGCCCGCTGGGACATcggccggggctgcggccgccgGGTGCCGCTGGCTCGCCCGCAGGGCCGGAGCCGCTCTCTTCCGCCCGCcgccccagcctggcagggccGAGCGCTCCCCTGCCGCCCCGAGGGCCGCCGCTGTCTGAAGGCTCCCGGTGCCGCCCTCGGCCGGGCCCTGCTGCTAGGCTAcgcgccgccggcggggcggggccgggggcatGCGCACTTCCGCCCGCCGGCGTGACGTCACACCTGGAcgccgggggcggggctggcggTATGGAGCGGCCCGGCAGGGCGGCAGGTaccgggccgggggctggggcagggctggcgcCTCGTCGTggcgcccggcggcggggggatGGCGTGGGTCCTGGCGTGGGTCCTGGAGGGTCTcccgcggcgggggggcagACCGGGAGCCGGGCCCGGGAGCCGGGCCTGGGGGAGGCACGGCCGCGGGcgagccccgccccccccccccccctcgcctTAGCTGCGGGTCCTGCAGCCCTCAGCCGCCGCGGACCCTCGGCGCTGCCCTTCCCCTCGTCTCCGCGGGGATGCTGCTCCTCGGGGGGAGACCCCTCGCTGGGCGGGCGCGGAGCCTGGCCGCTGCCCGCCTCCCTCGCAGGGTGCCCGAGCGGCCGGCGCGGGGCGCAGGGGCAGCCGCCAGGCGGGGTGGTGCCGCAGCCCCCTTGCTGCTGCCCGGGGGCACACGGGTTCCCGAAGCAGCTGGTGGCATCCCCCGCACCCCCCTAGCTCTCCTGAAGGGCACTGCGGGCGGGCGGGCTTGGGTGCCCGAGCAGTGAAGGTGCCAGGCTGGGCGGGAGGTGACACGGGTGACAGGCGGGCGCGTGCCCTGCTGACGGCTGGCCGAGGGTTGGTTTTACGCTGTGGGCTGGCTGTGGGAGATGTCACTGAGTCTGTATGTCTGTCTGCTCATCCTAGAGGCACCCAGCAGCACGCGTGAGGTGATCTAGCCTGGCTCCCACCGCAGCCTGGCTCCCTGGCGTCTGATGATGAGTTTGACCCCCTCCAGGGGATGCCTCCTGGACCTGCCCTGGGAAGACATCTTGGTTCCACATATCCTCTGTCACCTAccgctgcagcagctcctgagccTGCAGAGGGTCAGCAAGTCCTTCCAGTCTCTCATCCAGCTGTACCTGGCCAATATGCGCTGCTTTGACTCAAGCCAGGTATTGGGTGGCTCTGAGGCTGGGGGAGACACAGGTGTCCTGCTGCTCTGGAGCTAACAGGGGAGCGTCAGACTGTGTGGGGAGAAGAAATCCCTGGCAAGGAGGCCAGTTTCTGCTCAGGAGCTTGGGTTAATGGCTTGCGTGTCAGACTGGACAGATGGGCTTGGGGAGGAGAGGTGGTGATTCAGGGCCCAGCAATGCCAGTGTCTTTAGCAAGAGGCATTGGGAGGAGTGAGCCTGGAAGCTCCACCCAGGCCATTCTGAGGCACTGGCTGGCAGAAACACAAGCCAGCTTCAGGGTGGCACAGCCTGTTGATCCTCAGGGAGGCTGTGCAATAGGGTGCATCTGATGGGAGATAACTCTCTTCAGGGAAGGCTTGTGCTAGCCCTGAGAGACACAGCCTGGGACTTGAAAGGCAGGAGTAGCTGCTGTTCTGTGAGGAGACAGAGTGTTTAGAGAGCAGAGGTGTGGAGCTAATCATGggggtgtatatatatatatataaatgcaagTGTGATGATGGGGGATGGAGAAAGCAGAGCACCTTCTATCTTGTGGCAGTAGCCTTGGCACAAGGGGAGGAGAGCCTCATGGTGGGATTTGCCCTGGGATGAGGAGAGGGGGCAGCTTTGGTCACCCCTGTCACAGCGGAAGAGCAGACAGGAGAGAGTCTTTGATGAGGATCATGCTGACCTGAAACCCTGGGGGATGCCTCATTCTTTCTGGGTTCCCCACACAGATTGGACCTGCCATCCCTCGAGCTGCTTTCGTTAATCTGCTGAAGGACAATGAAGtactgcagcagctggtgctcCAGAACTGCTCCGACTGGCTGACGGACAGGGAGCTGCTCCCGGTCATCGGGCAGAACCACCACCTGCACCAGATCCAGCTGAAGGGCTGTGCCCAGCTTAGCCGCCATGCGCTGGTGGCCATTTCGCTGAGCTGCCCCAACCTGCGCCGGCTCTCCCTGGCTCACTGCGAGTGGGTGGACAGCCTGTCCCTGCGCAGCCTGGCTGACCACTGCAAGGCGCTGGAGGCTGTGGACCTGACAGCCTGTCGCCAGCTGAAGGACGAGGCTATCTGCTATCTGGTGCAGAAGTGCAGCAGGCTCAAGTCTCTGTCACTGGCTGTCAATGCCAACGTGGGCGACGTGGCAGTCGAGGAGATTGCCAAGTCCTGCCCTGAGCTGGAGCACCTGGACCTCACAGGATGTCTGCGAGTCAAGAGTGACTCCATCAGGTACTGAGCAATGGGGGAAGCCACGGTGGGGATGGCAGGTGTCTGGAGTGGAGAGAGGAAAAGTCAGATCTCTTGCATGCTGAAAGCAATGAGAGCTCGGTCTGGGGCAGAAGCCATGAGCGGGCCCTGTGGGAGAGGCACTGTGTGCTGCTAACAGCAGATTTCCCAGTATGTCATGGAGGGTAGGTCTGGGATCTGACCATGTCCCTTGGGTTTCTCTCTGATCAGCCAAGTGTGGCTCCCAAAGGATGGTGCATGTCTGGCAgttctgctgggctgctgggagtAGAGAAGGGAGTGAGTGGTGCATTTAAGGAGTCCCGGCTTGCAACCTGCATGTGCTCTCTTTCTTGGCAGAGTCCTGGCCGAGTACTGTCCCAAGCTGCGCTCGCTGAAGGTGAAGCATTGCCACAACGTGGCCGAGTCCAGCCTGAGCATTCTGCGAAGCCGTGGGGTGGAGCTGGATGTGGAGCCTCCGCTGCAGAGGGCTCTCGTTCTCCTGCAGGATGTGGTTGGCTTTGCCCCTTTCATCAACCTCCAGATCtagaactgctgctgctggggaggggggggactGAGCGATGCTGGGATCCTGGGAGGATGCCGGAACTGGCTGCTGTGGAGATGTGCAGAGGGAGAGGTTGGTCCCGTTGGCAAGGCTGGCCCGAGTGGGGCTCACTCTTTTTCCTCTGAGGCTGTTTAGCAGCCGCTGGGTGTTCGTGAGTGGGCTTCGTTGGTGCCTCTGGGGAAAGTTACTCCCTCTGCAGTAGCATGGAGAGCGAGCTAGTGACTTGCAGGAACACCATGGTGCTGAACAGGCCTTGGCCAGGCCAGCTAATAGACAGGATTTAttatttgttgtattttaaatcTCTAAGCGGCAGCTGTCCAGAGAGCAGGAGAGTGTTGGATGGGGACTGTCCCCCGGGGTGGGTGTGCAGGGcatgccagcagagctgtggaaCAAACCAggccagctggagcagagagaagaaaagctgccaGCCTTCCTCTTGGCAGAGGGCAGGCCCCTCTGGGCTCCAGGAGGGCAGAGCAAGCTCAGCTCCAGCCCGTGGCCGCAGCCAGCCTGGCACCAaagggctggcacagccctggcgCAGGCGGTGTGTCTGGCTAGCCCTAGGGCACAGGTTTAGGTTGGTGCAAGGTGGGAGCTGTTTTCAGGGAGAACGTGCTCCTAACTGCAGTTTCACTGacagaaaaacaccaaaccaagCTGTGCTGTCACTGAAAGCAGTTGGTCATTGCCATTTGTTTCTTCCAGCTTCTGACTTAACGTTTCAGTAGCGCCCAGGCCTGCTACTGTATCCTGCCCCATGTCGCGTGGCTGGAGCTTTGGCACTCAACAGCTCTGTGAAACGGCAGGAGCCTTGGCCATGCTGTCAGCTGAGTTTATGAGTGCTCCAGGTTGCGTGGGCAGGGAGAGCCTAGCTCTGGTCTGGAGTGCAGCCTCAGCCCTTGTATCCGTTAGGTGGTTAACCAAACAGCAGCCACATCTTGCGGTGAACAAGATGAAGAGAGTAATTAGGGGAAGAAAGGATGACCCTGCTCCTATCTTTGGCCCCAGGAGTGATTTGAGGTGGTGTCTGTAAAGCATGTGCATGCTCTGATTGAACTACACACCAACTCACATCATCTTTATTAACACTGGCACTCAGTTTAAAGCAACAGTGCATATTGACTTGTAAAAAGCTTGCTGCAAAAGCACAAGCCACATCTTAGACCTAAAAATGTCCCATGCAAGGAATAGCGGAGAATGCCCGGGCCCTGGAGAGCCACTGTGGTGTGCCcctgggggcagagggacagCTACACAAGGAGAGAAGTCTCCTCATCAGCCGGGTTAGTTGAGGAAGCTGAAAGCAGTGTCCTGGCTCCCAGGTTAGTTCCAGTTAGTGGCAGGTGGAGTTGCCGCCTCATCCCTAGTGCCACGTGTCCatcctgctgtgcctggctggcaAGGTGGGGGCTGAAGAGCAGGAGGACCAGGCTGTCAGTGGAACTTGTACTTCCTGGCTGGTTTGAGGCTGATGTAGGTTCTCTTCATCTCCTCACTCTCTGGCTTCTTGATGTCTTTGTACCTCTCTCCCTTTGTACTCACCACCTGGTTATCAATATAGCGGATCAACTTCTTGGGAGCCTGGAGAGTAAGGACATTAACACCAAGTGGATGGACAGCCACACTATTAGGGAAGGCAAGGGAtgagcagaagcagagctgtgctttgggGGGGCAGGTGCAGAagactgggatgggctgcttTACCCACTATTTATGTTGGGAATTGGCCAAAACTGGGAAGGAAGCTGACTGATGGAGGAGCAGGAGCCATGCTAGTCATGAATGGCAGGAACTGATAGACCCTGCAGCACCTTAGCTAAGCTAAACTTCCCTCTCTGCTGACTAGCAGGCTCTGTCAATGGACCTGCCTTTGGCCTGTCCCATTGCTCTTTGGACTTGCAGACTGTTTTTTAAACCTTCTAGCCAAAGGACATTCAAACtcctggtgagctgggactgctcTTACCTCTTTGGGTGGAGCTGGCCGATGTGTTTTCTGATCATCTGCGCTATCCACCATCATGTATCTGAAACACAAGCAGCATTTAGTGAATGCTCTAACGTCATCACCTGGGGCTGTTCACAGCCTATGTCCTTTCTCCCCTCGCTGGTTTGTGGCTGTGCCATGTGTCCTACTTCCCTAGACTGCAGATAGGAGCACTTAACATTCCCCTCAATGGGCAAGAAGTGTGTCATCCTTCTGGTGAGAATCCAGCAGGATTCTCCTCGAATAGCATCCTTGGCCATATGTGAAGGTTACTGAAATCTTGGGCTGTCGAGAATGCCAATAGCCACCATAGAACTGAGAGAGGTGCCGAGGTCTGGTGTGCTGTGCCACTGGGGCAGCTTTGCTCCTCAGCTGAAGTGATGGCAGCCAAAGGAGACAGAAGTGAGATTACAGGACCAAGCTGGCTGCTTCTGCCCTGAAGAGATGGTGTTCCTTTCATGCTCCCACCTACTGCTTGACTACAAAACAGGTCTGTGCTGGAAGCAGCTTGATAAAAGCATTACTTCATTCCTTGTGACTGAAACATCAGGGCCCAAGCACTtgcttgctgtactgctgaGTTACTGCTCTTGAGACTTTGGTGCTGGTTTAGCAGGCAGACAGCACAGCTGACCATGACTTCTCCCTCAGTAGTTAGTATAGTTGCTCATGTGTGTCTTCGGCTATGGTGATCTGCTCTCTGTACCTGTGCTTGAGTGATGTTTAAAAGTACAGGATGTTGCCAAAGTGTCATTAAAGTGAAGTTCCCAGAAACAACTAGCAGCTGGCGCTTTTTTTGTCCCCTTGCATGTCACTCTGAAAGAAGCCTGTGTGGGAGACAGGCAAGGGCAGGGATTGCTAATTCTGCTTGGATGCCATTCTGCCTTGTTTTACCTTCCCTAGCTCATCAGCTGTTTATTCTGTCACTGGTGAGGATGTAAAGTGGTAGAAAAGATGTGACTGGATAGCTGTGTGGAATCTGCATGCCCACAGGAGGATACTCATGAAAGCCGAGATCTTAAAGCAGATCGATGAAACCACAGTGTGGGTTCTCCTATTGAGAATTAAGTGCTTTTGGAAATGAATGGAGGTAAACCAATATAAAGCCACTTTCATTTCCATGAAGTCCATAGGGGGACTTCAGAGAGGTTTCTTTAAATGCATTGAATTCACACCTCCAGAAACTGAGATTTAATCTTCCCAGTGTTGCTGTACAGGCAGTCTCTTAAAGATATCTTTAGCCTTGTTTGGAATGTCTCCAAGGCTGGAGGTATGAATGAGTTGCTGTAGTTTGACAAGTCACCATGTGTTACCTGAGCTGCAGCATGGTGCCTGTGCCTTGAACCTTTAACCAGGACCTCAGGTGACAGCACTGTGATTTACACTGTACCCGTAAGGAGGCTGAAACCTCACACACAGCCAGTGCTGTGACCCAGCTGGTACAGGTAACCTGTTTCTTTGCCAGAGCtctgaaacaaacccaaacctgttttgtttggttggtttttttcccacctgaTGATTGTTATTTGTACTTAAATGTGTTCAGCTATACCCAAATAAGCTTCATAGCATCCTTACTAAGCACTGTACACCCCCAGTTCTTCATAGACCACATTGCCATTTTGACCTTCCCCAAACTGCCACCTCTTCCTTTATTGTGAGCAGGATAAGGGGTTTGTTGCTACTGGGTACTTACTTCTGTAGGATAACCTGTTTTAGTTCCTCATGGTTGGGTGCTCTGCGGGGCCGTGTCAGTTCCTGGGAGGAGAGAAGGTGGGTGCGTGAGCAGCACAACACATGGGCTATACAGTTACGCCCCTGCTAGCTCAGtgagcccagctgctggtggagcaccccagcccctgtggggaggggagtgccagccacagctctgctgggttgCTGGCTCAGCTGTGGGCACAGCCTGTACCCAGGCAGccaaggcagggagaagggctgTTGCTCTGGCTCACTGCACAGAAAGTTCTTGTGGTCAGAGCTTCTGCTTGCAGCAGACAGTGGACACCTGCGTGTCCCCAAGCTCTGCCCCCTTCCTTGTCCCGCTGCCACCCAACTCAGAGTACAGTACCTTCACACTCGCACCTGCTGGGCCAGTTTCCACCTTCTCCTCCACAATTAACTGCACTGCCTCCTCCAAGTTCCCCAAGGCCATGGCGAGTGCCTTCTCTGCCTGGCTCATGGTACAGGCTGGGAACATCTCTAGTAGCAGGTCCACCCCATCCTTCAAGTCATCACCTGCCTAGTTGGAGCAAGAGACAGAGGTAAGCTGGGGACATGGTGAGGAAAGGGCTATTGAAAATACCCTCTCTGGTTTTGCATTGTCAGGAAATTCAGATTGCCCTTAGCTGAAGGCTCGCTCTCCTTACAAATGTGACTAAACCCCATTCCTGAAGCTAACAGGGTATTGTATCTTTGCAAGGACAAAGCCTCACTCTTCCTTAATCTCCTCCCCCTGTATTTCAACTTTCTTTAAAGTAGGGCTGCTGTGAACTGGCTCATCTGTTTGGCCATACTATGCATCTCCTTAGGAGTGCGCTTTCTGGACACTGGTGCGAATGTCTGAACACCTGCTCACCTTCTGATGTGTGCTTTGATCAGAAAGGGAAGGGACTGCTAAGCAGTGGCCTGTGGCTACAGCagaagtgcagcagcagcatttgctaGAAGGCTGTGGCCATGGAATGACTGCACTGCACAGCAGGAAGAGATCAGatcagcactgcagaaagagCAAGCAGAATGGGAGCAGGGATCTGCTAGGTGCTGCAATGCCTGTAGCATGGGTCATACTAAGTGGTGCTGCAGGATCGGGACCACTGGGCCAATGACTTGGTGTTGTACAGCTCAGTAAGTGCACAGCACAGGTCACAGAGGGCGGGGACTGGCGTCTTTGGGACTGACACTCAGATGTGACCGTTTCCTGTGCAGATCCTGTGTGATAGCAGGTGAGAAAAGGTGATGCAGCTCAAACTGTGGAGTGACAG
Proteins encoded in this region:
- the FBXL15 gene encoding F-box/LRR-repeat protein 15, translated to MMSLTPSRGCLLDLPWEDILVPHILCHLPLQQLLSLQRVSKSFQSLIQLYLANMRCFDSSQIGPAIPRAAFVNLLKDNEVLQQLVLQNCSDWLTDRELLPVIGQNHHLHQIQLKGCAQLSRHALVAISLSCPNLRRLSLAHCEWVDSLSLRSLADHCKALEAVDLTACRQLKDEAICYLVQKCSRLKSLSLAVNANVGDVAVEEIAKSCPELEHLDLTGCLRVKSDSIRVLAEYCPKLRSLKVKHCHNVAESSLSILRSRGVELDVEPPLQRALVLLQDVVGFAPFINLQI
- the CUEDC2 gene encoding CUE domain-containing protein 2, whose amino-acid sequence is MELERIIRDTLTCFIQSHIPAGDLSGMDDVFFSYITGVLEELGSPESSEETFDMDTFVEMMEAYIPGFAKIHSGDVCEMMFSLSERLGEARNKEKPGQKAVESRSESPSEDLTKGQEPGAGACNGERLCTLTDGAGSQAGDDLKDGVDLLLEMFPACTMSQAEKALAMALGNLEEAVQLIVEEKVETGPAGASVKELTRPRRAPNHEELKQVILQKYMMVDSADDQKTHRPAPPKEAPKKLIRYIDNQVVSTKGERYKDIKKPESEEMKRTYISLKPARKYKFH